The sequence below is a genomic window from Syntrophobacterales bacterium.
TTTCATTTTTGAAAGGAGGTGGTATCTCAGGTGCTATCTCAAGGCTTTCGCGATCAGGTATGAGAACATCGCTTAATTTGCTATCTTTTGTTGAACCTTTTTTACGCATCCCCAAACATCTTTTTGTGCATAATACTTAGAGGAATAACGCCATAGCGGGCCTTAGTATATACTACATACCACGGCGAACTTTTACGGTGTGTTAAGGCAGAAAGTTGAACGGCTGTCCAGTTTTTAAATTTGCCCCAAACAAACTGGATGATTTCTTCACTTTCTGTATCGTCTATAGGCTGAGCTTTTGAAAAAACATCGAAAACGTCTTTGTTTTTTAATGTGAGATTGGTTAAGTCAATCTTCTTAATTAACTTATAAAGTTTGGGTTCTACGGGTCCATAGTCCCAAGC
It includes:
- a CDS encoding SocA family protein; its protein translation is MGGERVIFREIMGIFLDKTLRLRYLTIRFILRSKTMTTYTSIDVAKRFLELAEQDDDYIQDISHMKLQKLVFFAQLMSVRNGIETPLHSDETQAWDYGPVEPKLYKLIKKIDLTNLTLKNKDVFDVFSKAQPIDDTESEEIIQFVWGKFKNWTAVQLSALTHRKSSPWYVVYTKARYGVIPLSIMHKKMFGDA